The Crocosphaera subtropica ATCC 51142 genome includes a window with the following:
- the pruA gene encoding L-glutamate gamma-semialdehyde dehydrogenase, whose protein sequence is MVVQLDSKTYEQRTQEIAKELIAQTREKRSLWSKIGDQMRWDDKLLDFAMSNPGLRVQLFHFIDTLPALQSNAEIANHLQQYLGDESVELPGALKGILNFTDYNSLPAKVAAETISKAVQTLAFKYISGETIPQVIKTVERLRKEKMGFTIDLLGEAVITESEAKAYLDSYLDLMEKLADQSKKWSNIAQIDQAGDKSLSKVQVSVKLTAFYSQFDPIDPQGSKEKVCDRIRILLRRAQALGVAIHFDMEQYVYKDLTLSILKELLLEEEFRNRSDIGVTLQAYLRDSKQDLQDLIAWAKQRETPITIRLVKGAYWDQETIKSEQNHWPQPVYNQKAATDVNYEAMTQLLLENHQYLYAAIGSHNVRSQARAIAIAETLNVPSRAFEMQVLYGMGDQLAKALVKTGHRVRVYAPYGNLLPGMAYLIRRLLENTANSSFLRQNLEERPIEELIAPPTVSGTMERTAQKEGFVNAPDTDYSREVLREKAQQALVKVKDSLGKTYLPLINGEYVQTDVIIDSLNPSKSSEVVGQIGLISIEQAEQALNAAKEAFKDWKKTPATERARILRKAGDLMEERRHELSAWICVEVGKILQQADAEVSEAIDFCRYYADEMERLDKGYNYDVAGETNRYHYQPRGIALVISPWNFPFAIATGMTVAALVTGNCTLLKPAETSTVIAAKIAEILVDAGIPKGVFQLVPGKGSKVGAYMVNHPDVHLIAFTGSREVGCRIYADAAILQPGQKHLKRVIAEMGGKNAIIVDESADLDQAVAGAVFSAFGYTGQKCSAASRIIVLDPVYDAFLERFVDATKSLNVGPTDEPSTQVGPVIDATAQKRILEYIETAKQESTLALAMEAPDNGFYVGPTIFGDVLPNHTIAQEEIFGPVVAVMRVKNFDEALEVANGTDYALTGGLYSRSPEHIEQAQKEFEVGNLYINRTITGAIVARQPFGGFKLSGVGSKAGGPDYLLQFLEPRHISENIQRQGFAPIEGAE, encoded by the coding sequence TTGGTAGTACAATTAGATTCTAAAACCTACGAACAACGAACCCAGGAAATAGCAAAGGAATTAATCGCCCAAACCCGTGAAAAACGCTCATTATGGTCGAAAATAGGCGATCAGATGCGTTGGGATGATAAATTGTTAGATTTTGCGATGAGTAACCCTGGTTTACGGGTGCAATTATTCCATTTTATTGATACGTTACCCGCGCTACAAAGTAATGCAGAAATCGCTAATCATCTGCAACAATACTTAGGGGACGAGTCCGTAGAATTACCGGGCGCATTAAAGGGTATTCTTAACTTTACCGATTATAACTCTCTTCCTGCTAAAGTAGCCGCCGAAACCATCAGTAAAGCGGTGCAAACCTTAGCATTTAAGTATATTTCCGGTGAAACAATACCTCAAGTCATTAAAACCGTCGAAAGACTTCGGAAAGAGAAAATGGGTTTTACCATTGACTTATTAGGGGAAGCAGTTATTACTGAAAGTGAGGCGAAAGCTTATCTCGATAGTTACCTCGACTTGATGGAAAAATTAGCCGATCAGTCGAAAAAATGGTCAAATATAGCACAAATAGACCAAGCAGGAGACAAAAGCTTATCTAAGGTTCAAGTTTCCGTTAAATTAACCGCTTTTTATTCCCAGTTTGATCCCATTGATCCCCAAGGAAGTAAAGAAAAAGTCTGCGATCGCATTCGTATCCTTCTCCGTCGGGCCCAAGCGTTAGGGGTTGCCATCCATTTCGATATGGAACAATATGTTTACAAGGATCTCACCCTATCTATCCTCAAGGAATTATTGTTAGAAGAAGAGTTTCGCAACCGTAGCGATATTGGTGTTACATTACAAGCCTATCTTAGAGACTCAAAACAAGACTTACAGGATCTCATTGCATGGGCCAAACAACGAGAGACTCCCATTACCATCAGATTAGTCAAAGGGGCATATTGGGATCAAGAAACCATTAAATCTGAACAAAATCATTGGCCACAACCGGTATATAACCAAAAAGCAGCCACCGATGTTAATTACGAAGCGATGACCCAGTTATTGCTGGAAAATCATCAATATTTATATGCTGCCATCGGTTCCCATAACGTGCGATCGCAAGCAAGGGCGATCGCCATCGCTGAAACCTTAAACGTCCCCTCTCGCGCCTTCGAGATGCAGGTATTATATGGCATGGGGGATCAGTTAGCCAAAGCGTTAGTGAAAACAGGGCATCGTGTGCGAGTTTATGCGCCCTACGGTAACTTATTACCAGGGATGGCCTACTTAATTCGTCGTTTATTGGAAAATACCGCTAATAGTTCTTTCTTACGGCAAAATTTAGAAGAAAGACCCATCGAAGAATTAATCGCACCCCCAACGGTTTCAGGAACAATGGAACGCACAGCACAAAAAGAAGGTTTTGTCAATGCCCCTGACACGGATTATTCTAGGGAAGTATTACGGGAAAAAGCACAGCAAGCTTTAGTAAAAGTTAAAGATAGTCTCGGTAAGACCTATCTACCCTTAATTAACGGGGAATATGTACAAACTGATGTGATTATCGACTCTCTTAACCCGTCCAAATCTTCGGAAGTGGTGGGACAAATTGGCTTAATTTCCATTGAACAGGCAGAACAAGCGTTAAACGCAGCCAAAGAAGCCTTTAAAGACTGGAAGAAAACCCCTGCGACAGAAAGAGCGAGAATACTCCGTAAAGCTGGCGATTTGATGGAAGAACGCCGTCATGAACTTTCCGCTTGGATCTGTGTCGAAGTGGGTAAAATATTACAACAAGCAGACGCAGAAGTATCCGAAGCGATCGACTTTTGCCGTTATTATGCCGATGAAATGGAACGGTTAGACAAAGGTTATAACTACGATGTCGCAGGGGAAACCAACCGTTATCATTATCAACCCAGAGGTATCGCTTTAGTTATTTCTCCGTGGAACTTTCCTTTTGCCATTGCCACAGGAATGACGGTTGCTGCGTTAGTGACAGGAAACTGTACTTTATTGAAGCCAGCCGAAACCTCCACCGTGATCGCTGCGAAAATTGCCGAAATATTAGTGGATGCGGGTATTCCTAAAGGGGTGTTTCAACTGGTTCCCGGAAAAGGGTCGAAAGTTGGGGCTTATATGGTCAACCATCCTGACGTACATCTGATCGCCTTTACTGGGTCGAGAGAAGTCGGATGTCGTATCTATGCCGATGCTGCTATCTTGCAACCCGGACAAAAACACCTGAAGCGGGTTATTGCAGAGATGGGGGGCAAAAACGCTATTATTGTCGATGAAAGTGCTGACCTCGATCAAGCGGTTGCAGGGGCTGTCTTTTCCGCCTTTGGATACACGGGTCAAAAATGTTCGGCAGCCTCCCGTATCATCGTTTTAGACCCCGTTTACGACGCTTTCTTAGAACGGTTCGTAGATGCTACCAAGTCCCTCAATGTAGGGCCAACGGATGAACCCTCTACCCAAGTGGGGCCTGTCATCGACGCAACGGCACAAAAACGCATTCTAGAGTACATTGAAACCGCAAAACAAGAATCAACCCTCGCCTTAGCAATGGAAGCCCCTGACAACGGTTTTTATGTGGGTCCCACCATCTTCGGGGATGTGTTACCTAACCATACCATCGCCCAAGAAGAGATATTTGGCCCAGTGGTTGCTGTCATGCGCGTCAAAAACTTTGATGAAGCGTTAGAAGTTGCCAATGGAACCGACTACGCCTTAACCGGTGGGTTATATTCTCGGAGTCCCGAACATATCGAACAGGCCCAGAAAGAATTTGAAGTCGGGAACTTGTACATTAATCGGACGATAACAGGGGCGATCGTTGCCCGTCAACCCTTTGGTGGGTTCAAGTTGTCTGGTGTGGGTTCCAAAGCAGGAGGACCTGACTATCTATTACAGTTCCTCGAACCTCGTCATATTAGCGAAAACATTCAGCGTCAAGGGTTTGCACCCATAGAAGGGGCCGAGTAA
- a CDS encoding type II toxin-antitoxin system HicB family antitoxin yields the protein MITYIATIHKDKDSDYGVQFYDFPGCISAGESIEEAKMMAKEALIGHINLMVTDGDVIPTPSTLESILKDKDYQDAVAFTTVEISEAILTNENLYVKNM from the coding sequence ATGATTACTTATATCGCAACGATTCACAAAGATAAGGATAGTGATTATGGTGTACAATTTTATGACTTTCCTGGTTGTATTAGTGCCGGAGAGAGTATTGAAGAAGCAAAAATGATGGCAAAAGAAGCTTTAATAGGTCATATTAATTTAATGGTAACTGATGGTGATGTTATTCCTACACCTAGCACTCTCGAAAGTATTTTAAAAGATAAAGATTATCAAGATGCTGTTGCTTTTACAACTGTTGAGATATCAGAGGCAATTTTAACTAATGAAAATCTATATGTAAAAAATATGTAA